From the genome of Thermocrinis jamiesonii, one region includes:
- a CDS encoding 4Fe-4S dicluster domain-containing protein, protein MKRPIMLIDVDRCIGCLSCEVACVQEKGLETFDIRPMKVFRVEGVAEEPSAYFLPMNCFHCEPAPCVFACPTSAMRKRQDGIVYVEELRCIGCKACIIACPYGAISFNPNTMKVEKCDYCYKRVDKGLLPSCVSKCVTNCLYFVELEEVPKERHKAVRTFDRLFEKLFLYDKDTLKFEEH, encoded by the coding sequence ATGAAAAGACCGATTATGCTCATAGACGTGGATAGGTGCATAGGATGTCTTTCTTGCGAAGTGGCGTGCGTTCAGGAAAAAGGTTTGGAAACCTTTGACATAAGACCTATGAAGGTCTTTAGAGTAGAGGGTGTAGCCGAAGAACCTTCAGCTTACTTTTTACCTATGAACTGCTTTCACTGTGAGCCTGCTCCCTGCGTATTTGCTTGTCCTACATCCGCTATGAGAAAAAGACAGGATGGCATAGTCTATGTTGAGGAGCTAAGATGCATAGGCTGTAAGGCATGCATAATAGCCTGCCCTTACGGAGCTATAAGTTTTAATCCTAACACCATGAAAGTTGAAAAGTGTGATTACTGCTACAAAAGGGTAGATAAGGGTCTTCTTCCTTCCTGCGTTTCCAAATGTGTTACCAACTGTCTATACTTTGTTGAGCTGGAGGAAGTGCCAAAGGAAAGACATAAAGCAGTAAGAACATTTGATAGGCTATTTGAAAAGCTTTTCTTGTATGACAAAGACACATTGAAATTTGAAGAACATTAA
- a CDS encoding phosphate-starvation-inducible PsiE family protein, whose protein sequence is MVQEFVSKLYKQFVRLAFNVTIIVLIIGLFVGIFRTISELGLTVTEATVRLGFKELVTNVLSLIIVLELIRAFIEFFEHERIRMDILLEVLVAFVIREFMLHLFEGKLSGMEVFFWSLGIVSLIGARTISFFRWASKV, encoded by the coding sequence ATGGTTCAAGAGTTTGTGTCCAAACTATACAAGCAGTTCGTTAGGTTGGCTTTTAATGTAACCATAATAGTTCTAATAATTGGCCTTTTTGTAGGAATATTCAGAACCATTTCAGAACTTGGTCTTACCGTCACTGAAGCTACAGTTAGGTTAGGTTTTAAAGAGTTGGTTACCAACGTGCTTTCTTTGATTATAGTGCTTGAACTTATAAGGGCTTTTATAGAATTTTTTGAGCACGAAAGAATTAGAATGGACATACTCTTAGAAGTCTTAGTAGCATTTGTTATAAGGGAATTTATGCTACATCTCTTTGAGGGAAAACTGTCTGGAATGGAGGTGTTCTTTTGGTCTTTGGGAATCGTATCCCTTATAGGTGCAAGGACTATTAGCTTCTTTCGTTGGGCATCGAAGGTTTAA
- the glnA gene encoding type I glutamate--ammonia ligase has product MPKYSPEEVLNLIEQEGVQYVDLRFSDLFGQWQHLTIPAYELSLDTFENGRGFDGSSIRGWQSIHESDMLAVPDPATAFIDPFMEPKTLVMICDIYDPITRERYGRDTRYIAQKAEQYLKQTGIGDTAYYGPEAEFFIFDSVEFGTSSNYAFWRVDSEEGWWNREIGSSGHKIPHKRGYFPVPPLDKTHDLRSEMVSIMSQLGIVVELHHHEVATAGQGEIDIRYDSLVNQADKLFIYKYVVKMVAHKHGKFATFMPKVLPNDNGSGMHTHFSIWKEGQNLFAGSEYAGVSELCLYAIGGILKHGPALTAFTNPTINSYHRLVPGFEAPVRLAYSARNRSAAIRIPMYSQSPKAKRIEIRFPDPTCNPYLAFSAILMAAIDGIENRIHPGEPLDKDIYSLPPEELKDIPQLPGSLEESLRALENDYEFLLKGGVFTEDLLQTWIEAKRKEIDEMRFIPHPKEFELYFDI; this is encoded by the coding sequence ATGCCCAAGTATTCGCCAGAAGAGGTGCTAAATCTCATCGAGCAGGAAGGGGTCCAATATGTGGACCTGAGGTTTTCTGACCTTTTTGGTCAATGGCAACATCTGACCATACCAGCCTATGAGCTTTCCTTGGATACCTTTGAAAACGGAAGGGGTTTTGATGGATCTTCCATAAGAGGCTGGCAATCTATACATGAATCTGACATGCTTGCCGTTCCTGACCCGGCTACAGCCTTCATAGACCCATTTATGGAACCTAAGACTTTGGTAATGATATGCGATATATACGATCCGATAACAAGGGAACGCTACGGAAGAGACACACGCTATATAGCCCAAAAGGCGGAGCAGTATCTAAAACAAACTGGCATTGGTGATACCGCCTATTATGGACCAGAAGCCGAGTTTTTTATATTTGACTCCGTTGAATTTGGTACATCTTCCAACTATGCCTTTTGGAGGGTAGATTCGGAGGAAGGATGGTGGAACAGAGAAATAGGCTCATCTGGACACAAGATCCCACACAAGAGGGGTTACTTCCCAGTGCCACCTTTGGATAAAACTCACGACCTTAGGAGTGAAATGGTGTCCATAATGTCCCAGCTTGGAATTGTTGTAGAACTCCACCATCACGAGGTTGCCACTGCAGGACAGGGAGAAATAGATATAAGGTATGATTCACTCGTAAACCAAGCAGATAAGCTTTTTATATACAAGTACGTGGTTAAGATGGTTGCCCACAAACACGGAAAGTTTGCAACCTTTATGCCCAAAGTCCTTCCAAACGATAACGGCTCAGGTATGCACACCCACTTTTCCATATGGAAAGAAGGTCAAAACCTCTTTGCAGGGTCTGAGTATGCAGGAGTTTCTGAGCTTTGCCTTTATGCCATAGGGGGCATTCTCAAGCATGGACCAGCATTAACAGCCTTTACTAACCCCACCATCAACTCTTACCACAGGCTTGTGCCGGGCTTTGAGGCACCTGTGAGGCTTGCCTACTCCGCAAGAAACCGCTCTGCAGCCATAAGGATCCCTATGTATTCCCAATCTCCAAAGGCAAAGAGGATAGAGATCAGATTTCCAGATCCCACTTGCAACCCCTACTTAGCTTTCTCTGCCATACTCATGGCAGCTATAGACGGTATAGAAAACCGCATCCATCCAGGAGAGCCCCTTGACAAAGATATATACTCTTTACCACCGGAAGAGCTAAAGGACATTCCTCAACTGCCCGGCTCTTTGGAGGAATCCCTTAGAGCTCTGGAGAACGATTATGAGTTTCTTCTGAAAGGTGGGGTATTTACAGAGGACCTACTGCAAACTTGGATAGAAGCCAAGCGTAAAGAGATAGACGAAATGAGGTTTATCCCCCATCCAAAGGAGTTTGAACTTTACTTTGACATTTAA
- the glnB gene encoding nitrogen regulator P-II GlnB, whose protein sequence is MKKVEAIIKPFKLDEVKDALVEIGIGGMTVTEVRGFGQQKGHTEIYRGTEYVIDFLPKVKIEVVVKDEDVEKVVETIMKTAQTGRVGDGKIFVIPVEDVIRIRTGERGEQAI, encoded by the coding sequence ATGAAAAAGGTGGAAGCCATTATCAAGCCTTTTAAGCTGGACGAGGTTAAGGATGCCCTCGTAGAAATAGGCATAGGGGGTATGACGGTTACAGAAGTCAGGGGTTTTGGTCAGCAAAAAGGACACACAGAGATCTACAGAGGGACGGAATATGTTATAGACTTTTTGCCCAAGGTAAAGATTGAGGTGGTCGTAAAAGATGAAGACGTGGAAAAGGTGGTGGAAACCATCATGAAAACCGCACAGACTGGAAGGGTGGGAGACGGGAAAATATTCGTTATTCCCGTCGAAGACGTTATAAGGATAAGGACAGGAGAAAGAGGTGAGCAAGCAATATAA
- a CDS encoding ZIP family metal transporter yields the protein MMDILINSFLLIVGTTVGSLLILIKRKPFSYLNVSLAFAGGVMLTASFTSLILPGIETGGFFKTALGIVLGFALMGFIERLFPHEHVSMGREGLLKLRVKRLTLLVIGITIHNIPEGLSVGISTVYSNKEGFTTALAISIQDIPEGLVVSLPIYALTGSVSIAIMLGFFSGLVEGLFSLAGFLFMKSFAEILAVGLGFGGGAMLYVTVKEVFPEAYSEGSGFYTTLSFLFGMLVMLFLDTLEIVFF from the coding sequence ATGATGGATATACTTATAAACTCTTTTTTGCTGATTGTTGGAACCACTGTAGGTAGCCTGCTGATCCTTATCAAAAGAAAGCCCTTTTCTTACCTTAATGTGAGTTTGGCTTTTGCTGGGGGAGTTATGCTAACCGCCAGCTTTACCAGTCTTATACTACCGGGTATTGAAACAGGTGGCTTTTTTAAGACTGCCTTAGGTATAGTCCTTGGCTTTGCCTTGATGGGCTTTATAGAAAGGTTATTTCCTCATGAGCACGTCTCTATGGGTAGGGAAGGGCTTTTGAAACTAAGAGTGAAAAGGCTTACACTTTTAGTTATCGGAATAACGATCCACAACATACCGGAGGGCTTGAGCGTAGGTATATCTACCGTTTATTCAAACAAAGAAGGATTTACAACAGCACTTGCCATATCTATTCAGGATATTCCAGAAGGTTTAGTGGTTAGCCTTCCTATCTACGCCCTGACAGGTTCGGTAAGCATAGCTATAATGTTGGGATTTTTCAGTGGCTTAGTTGAAGGACTGTTTTCCCTTGCAGGTTTTTTATTTATGAAGAGCTTTGCGGAAATACTTGCGGTAGGCTTAGGCTTTGGTGGTGGTGCTATGCTTTATGTAACTGTGAAGGAAGTCTTTCCAGAGGCATATTCAGAGGGTAGCGGTTTTTACACTACTTTAAGTTTTCTCTTTGGCATGCTTGTTATGCTCTTTCTTGACACCTTGGAAATTGTATTTTTCTAA
- the pyrE gene encoding orotate phosphoribosyltransferase, whose product MLADRLKNLIIERCIKVADEPIFKLSSGKLSRYYIDLKQLTFDPEGAYLIGKLMYELIREFRPDGVGGLTLGADPIAYAVSFVSYMDGNPIKPFVVRKEPKGHGMGRQVEGLLKKGDRVAVVEDVITTGGSSLKAVEACRREGLEVIGVFAVVDRQEGGEENINKEGMKLYSLFKLSQLL is encoded by the coding sequence ATGCTGGCTGACAGGTTAAAAAATCTGATAATTGAGCGATGTATTAAGGTTGCCGATGAACCTATTTTCAAGCTGTCTTCAGGAAAGCTGAGCAGGTATTACATAGACCTAAAGCAATTGACCTTTGACCCAGAGGGAGCATACCTAATCGGCAAGCTTATGTATGAGCTTATCAGAGAATTTAGACCGGATGGCGTAGGTGGTTTAACCCTTGGCGCGGACCCAATAGCATATGCGGTGTCCTTTGTTTCTTATATGGATGGCAATCCGATAAAACCTTTCGTGGTCAGAAAAGAGCCAAAGGGACATGGCATGGGCAGGCAAGTGGAAGGGCTTTTAAAAAAAGGTGATAGGGTGGCAGTGGTAGAGGATGTGATAACTACAGGAGGTTCTTCTTTGAAGGCGGTGGAAGCCTGTAGAAGGGAAGGGTTAGAGGTGATAGGTGTATTTGCAGTAGTTGATAGGCAAGAAGGGGGAGAGGAAAACATAAACAAAGAAGGCATGAAGCTTTATTCTCTTTTTAAACTCTCCCAGCTTTTATGA
- the leuD gene encoding 3-isopropylmalate dehydratase small subunit, with the protein MRFRGRVWKFSDNVDTDQIIPARYLNTSDPYELAQHVMEDSEHPNFAKEHKPGDIIVAGRNFGSGSSREHAPIAIKYAGVPVVVAKSFARIFFRNAINIGLPIAEAPEAVDEINHGDEIEVDLESGTIKNLTTGKEYKATKFPEDLQAILKAGGLMEYAKKKLTGNAG; encoded by the coding sequence ATGCGTTTTAGAGGTAGGGTTTGGAAATTTTCAGATAACGTAGATACAGACCAAATAATACCTGCCAGATACTTGAATACTTCGGACCCTTACGAACTGGCTCAACACGTGATGGAAGACTCAGAACATCCAAACTTTGCAAAGGAACACAAGCCTGGAGACATAATAGTAGCAGGCAGAAACTTTGGTTCTGGCTCTTCAAGGGAACACGCACCAATAGCTATAAAGTATGCTGGAGTGCCGGTGGTTGTTGCCAAATCCTTTGCGAGGATCTTTTTTAGAAATGCCATAAACATCGGGCTTCCTATAGCAGAGGCACCCGAAGCGGTAGATGAGATCAACCATGGAGACGAGATAGAAGTGGATTTGGAAAGCGGAACAATAAAGAACCTTACAACAGGCAAAGAGTACAAGGCTACCAAGTTTCCAGAAGACTTGCAGGCTATACTGAAGGCAGGTGGTCTGATGGAATATGCAAAGAAAAAGCTAACTGGTAATGCTGGCTGA
- the tsaE gene encoding tRNA (adenosine(37)-N6)-threonylcarbamoyltransferase complex ATPase subunit type 1 TsaE, with the protein MDFQEFFCEKEEDTIELGRSFAKKLKGTEVICLIGDLGAGKTTFVKGLAQGLGIEEGYQVRSPTFTIVNEYPTKKGKLIHVDFYRVDNFDLESFLGEGLIVVEWPRDLSLCDYVLEFYFEKNGRRIVLKKC; encoded by the coding sequence ATGGACTTTCAAGAATTTTTTTGTGAAAAGGAAGAGGATACAATAGAGCTTGGGAGGAGCTTTGCCAAGAAGCTCAAAGGCACAGAAGTTATATGTCTCATTGGAGACTTAGGGGCAGGTAAAACTACATTTGTGAAGGGTCTAGCTCAAGGCTTGGGCATAGAGGAAGGTTATCAGGTCAGAAGTCCCACCTTTACGATAGTTAATGAGTATCCTACTAAAAAAGGTAAGCTCATACATGTAGATTTTTACAGAGTGGATAACTTTGATTTAGAGTCTTTCTTGGGAGAGGGGTTGATAGTGGTGGAATGGCCAAGGGATTTAAGCTTGTGCGATTATGTTTTGGAATTTTACTTTGAGAAAAACGGAAGAAGGATTGTTTTGAAGAAGTGTTAA
- a CDS encoding cation diffusion facilitator family transporter: MKKEHWALLSLSVNLLQTFLKLIGGILSGSLSLIGEAIHSLSDSFASVVAYLTLKFSSKKTARFPYGLYKLENIGSFIIGIFLLLAAYEIIKRALTEKISIKEEGWFFGVGVVVFSLFSSLILSFLERRAAKKYNSPTLLADSYHTLTDAFGSSLVLMSFLSAYVGYQLDRYFALAVGLLIVWTAVGILKKEMNVLLDVSADEETLRRIREIILSFEDVVEIKNLFVRSSGGKLFADITITLSGMNFERMHSLVDELEKTLKEEINELEMVFIHYEPAEGCTPKIGILLNSEKEVASKFGETRHLLIFCNGGSRFIESLPEDELEISKEVVKHSINILVSGHHPEGQEAKLILSKAGIFVWETEEKNPYKVLSQISIGLGKS, from the coding sequence ATGAAAAAGGAACATTGGGCTTTGCTTTCACTTTCTGTAAATCTACTTCAAACCTTTCTGAAACTTATAGGGGGTATATTGTCCGGCAGTCTGTCTCTTATAGGAGAGGCTATACATTCCCTTTCTGACTCCTTTGCCTCTGTTGTTGCTTATTTAACCCTTAAGTTCTCAAGCAAGAAAACTGCCCGTTTCCCTTACGGGCTTTACAAGCTTGAAAACATAGGCTCTTTTATCATAGGTATTTTCTTGCTCTTGGCAGCTTATGAGATAATAAAAAGAGCGCTTACTGAAAAGATAAGCATAAAGGAAGAAGGTTGGTTTTTTGGTGTTGGTGTGGTTGTGTTTTCTCTTTTCAGCTCTTTGATTCTTTCTTTTCTTGAAAGGAGAGCTGCAAAAAAGTATAATTCACCCACTCTTCTTGCGGATTCTTACCATACCCTTACCGATGCCTTTGGCTCTTCTTTGGTGCTCATGAGCTTTCTTAGCGCTTATGTAGGATATCAGTTAGACAGATACTTTGCTTTGGCAGTTGGTCTGCTTATAGTTTGGACTGCGGTTGGGATACTTAAAAAGGAAATGAACGTTCTCCTTGATGTATCTGCAGACGAAGAAACTCTTCGGAGAATAAGGGAAATAATACTCAGTTTTGAGGATGTGGTTGAAATAAAAAATCTCTTTGTTAGATCTTCTGGGGGAAAGCTGTTTGCGGACATAACTATAACTCTTTCGGGTATGAATTTTGAAAGGATGCATTCTTTGGTTGATGAATTAGAAAAGACGCTAAAAGAAGAAATTAATGAGCTTGAGATGGTTTTTATACACTACGAGCCGGCGGAAGGTTGCACACCAAAGATCGGAATCCTTTTAAACTCGGAAAAGGAAGTTGCTTCTAAATTTGGTGAAACACGGCATCTTCTGATATTTTGCAACGGTGGTAGTAGGTTTATAGAAAGCCTTCCGGAGGATGAGTTGGAAATTTCCAAAGAAGTGGTAAAGCATAGTATAAACATACTGGTTAGCGGACACCATCCGGAAGGACAGGAAGCCAAGCTAATACTAAGCAAAGCTGGAATATTTGTCTGGGAAACGGAGGAGAAAAATCCATACAAAGTGCTCTCGCAAATATCAATTGGTTTAGGGAAATCTTAG
- a CDS encoding TIGR01212 family radical SAM protein (This family includes YhcC from E. coli K-12, an uncharacterized radical SAM protein.): MIKEKFAYYSLKDYLKEKYGKRVQKITVSLPFTCPNIDGTKAYGGCTYCFSGTRPAHLNPSVPLKTQIEEGIRRAKEKYGKNILFFVYYQSYSNTYGEKDYLKSIYDTALEFDEVVGIDVGTRPDCAPEWVLDLLESYTEKGLEVWVEYGLQSANFKTLRFINRAHGVSDFVDAVLRTKRRNLKVCAHIILGLPFEDKEDMLETGKLLSALPIDGVKIHPLHIIKGTKMAQQYLNGEFEVLTLEEYAERAADIIEILPPNVVIHRLTGEVEEDRLIAPDYCTYKKKLEVIKAINEVLEKRGSYQGCKSAFVR, from the coding sequence ATGATCAAGGAGAAATTTGCCTATTACTCTTTAAAAGACTATTTAAAGGAAAAGTATGGCAAAAGGGTCCAAAAGATAACCGTGTCTTTGCCCTTTACCTGTCCTAACATAGATGGGACAAAAGCTTATGGGGGATGTACTTACTGTTTTTCTGGCACCAGACCAGCTCATCTGAACCCTTCCGTGCCCTTAAAAACTCAGATAGAAGAAGGCATACGTAGAGCAAAAGAAAAATACGGTAAAAATATTCTTTTCTTTGTCTATTATCAGTCCTACTCAAACACTTACGGAGAAAAGGATTATCTAAAGTCTATCTATGATACCGCTTTGGAATTTGACGAAGTTGTGGGAATAGATGTGGGCACAAGACCTGACTGTGCTCCTGAATGGGTCCTTGACCTTTTGGAAAGCTATACAGAAAAGGGCTTGGAGGTTTGGGTAGAGTATGGGCTTCAATCTGCCAATTTTAAAACTCTTAGGTTCATAAACAGGGCTCACGGAGTTTCTGACTTTGTGGATGCGGTTTTAAGAACTAAGAGAAGAAACCTAAAGGTGTGCGCCCACATAATTCTTGGGCTTCCCTTTGAAGACAAAGAAGACATGCTGGAAACTGGAAAACTCTTGAGCGCTTTGCCAATAGACGGGGTTAAAATTCATCCTTTGCACATAATAAAGGGAACTAAGATGGCACAGCAGTATTTAAACGGAGAGTTTGAGGTCTTAACTTTGGAAGAGTATGCAGAAAGAGCAGCAGATATAATAGAAATACTCCCTCCAAACGTAGTAATACACAGGCTTACTGGAGAAGTGGAGGAGGATAGGTTGATTGCGCCGGATTATTGCACCTACAAAAAGAAATTAGAGGTTATTAAAGCCATAAATGAAGTCTTAGAAAAAAGAGGTAGCTACCAAGGTTGTAAAAGTGCGTTTGTAAGATGA
- a CDS encoding Gfo/Idh/MocA family oxidoreductase: MEEIIRRINVAIAGLGKVGSQFLDALLSVNTDNVKIIAVAEPREDLESVKKAKENGIAYYRDARDMLSSLEDAIDVLFELTGDAVVRTELYDILSKTANKKP, translated from the coding sequence TTGGAGGAAATAATAAGACGCATAAACGTTGCCATTGCAGGTCTTGGCAAAGTAGGAAGCCAATTTTTGGACGCTTTACTAAGTGTTAATACTGACAACGTAAAGATCATAGCGGTTGCAGAACCGAGGGAGGATTTAGAGAGTGTAAAAAAAGCAAAAGAGAATGGAATAGCCTACTACAGAGACGCAAGGGATATGTTAAGCTCACTTGAAGATGCGATAGATGTTCTTTTTGAATTAACCGGGGATGCAGTTGTAAGGACAGAGCTTTATGATATTTTGAGTAAAACTGCAAACAAAAAACCGTAA
- a CDS encoding Fe-S-containing hydro-lyase gives MIRISTPLTDEIVESLRAGDKVLINGVIYTARDAAHKRMVEGLEKGESPPFDLKGQIIYYVGPTPPKPGQVIGSAGPTTAIRMDKYVEPLLKLGLKGMIGKGYRSPQVRELLIKYKAVYFAAVGGVATLLAKTIKSSEVIAYEDLGTEAIRKLVVEDFPAIVANDIYGGDIFEEGRKRFARIDL, from the coding sequence ATGATAAGAATTAGCACTCCTTTGACGGATGAGATAGTAGAAAGCTTAAGGGCCGGGGATAAGGTTTTGATAAACGGCGTGATATACACAGCCAGGGATGCGGCGCACAAAAGGATGGTAGAGGGGCTGGAAAAAGGAGAGTCACCACCTTTTGACCTTAAAGGCCAAATAATCTACTACGTTGGACCAACTCCGCCAAAACCCGGACAGGTAATAGGTTCTGCAGGACCCACCACAGCCATAAGGATGGACAAATACGTAGAGCCACTTCTAAAACTTGGACTAAAGGGCATGATAGGAAAAGGATACAGAAGTCCTCAGGTTAGAGAGCTTTTGATTAAATATAAAGCAGTATACTTTGCGGCAGTAGGAGGAGTGGCCACACTTCTTGCAAAGACTATAAAATCCTCAGAGGTTATAGCCTACGAGGACCTTGGCACAGAAGCTATAAGAAAGCTTGTGGTGGAAGACTTCCCCGCAATAGTAGCCAACGACATCTACGGTGGAGATATATTTGAGGAAGGAAGAAAGAGATTTGCAAGGATAGACCTATGA
- a CDS encoding NAD(P)/FAD-dependent oxidoreductase: protein MKQLIIIGGGPAGISASIYAARKKMDFLLITKDVGGQVIKAGNIENYLGYAMVDGITFVEKMMEHMRKMEVEPIIDEVVDIKKIDGGFEVITASGQAYSTKTILFCTGAEHRRLNIPGEREYTGRGVSYCYTCDAPFFKNKSVAVVGGGNSGFEAVEQLLSYAKNIYLLEISDNFRADEILREKVLKSEKVIPLLKHRVLEAKGDGLFLKSIVVENLETKQKYELEVEGLFVEIGLEPNTKLAEKLGVLLTSRGEIIIDCNNRTSERGIYAAGDCTNIFAKQIITAAGEGAKALLSIYHDLTYGISSWI, encoded by the coding sequence ATGAAACAGCTTATCATCATTGGCGGAGGACCAGCGGGTATCTCAGCTTCTATATACGCCGCCAGGAAAAAGATGGATTTTCTATTAATTACAAAAGATGTGGGCGGACAGGTAATAAAAGCCGGCAACATTGAAAACTACCTTGGTTATGCAATGGTAGATGGGATCACCTTTGTGGAAAAAATGATGGAGCATATGAGGAAAATGGAGGTAGAACCCATAATAGATGAGGTGGTAGATATAAAAAAGATTGATGGAGGCTTTGAGGTTATAACTGCCTCCGGGCAGGCCTATTCTACAAAAACCATACTCTTTTGCACTGGGGCGGAACACAGGCGCTTAAACATACCCGGAGAAAGGGAATACACCGGAAGGGGTGTTTCTTACTGTTATACCTGTGATGCACCTTTCTTTAAAAACAAAAGTGTGGCTGTAGTGGGTGGTGGAAACTCTGGATTTGAAGCAGTGGAACAGCTCCTAAGCTACGCAAAGAATATTTACCTTTTGGAAATATCAGACAACTTTAGAGCTGACGAAATTCTGAGGGAAAAGGTTCTCAAAAGTGAAAAGGTTATCCCTCTACTCAAACACAGGGTTTTAGAAGCAAAGGGCGACGGCCTTTTCTTAAAATCTATCGTAGTAGAAAACTTGGAAACAAAACAAAAATACGAGTTGGAAGTGGAGGGTCTTTTTGTGGAAATTGGACTTGAGCCAAACACAAAGCTTGCAGAAAAGCTTGGAGTTTTGCTAACAAGCAGGGGTGAGATAATCATAGATTGCAACAATAGGACTTCTGAAAGGGGCATATACGCTGCGGGCGACTGCACAAACATCTTTGCAAAGCAGATAATTACCGCAGCTGGTGAAGGTGCAAAGGCTCTGCTTTCCATATACCACGACCTAACCTATGGCATAAGCTCATGGATATAG
- the deoC gene encoding deoxyribose-phosphate aldolase, with translation MDIARFIDHSILKPEITEKELEEQIAKCVELKVYAVCVHPYWVKRVVQLAGKELRVCAVISFPFGMDTKEQKIYQCLECVEKGAEELDIVMNFSALRSGQVDYVREELLALARNTEGLVRKVIIETAYLSKEQKVLSVELIAESGMEFVKTSTGFFAMGATVEDVRLLLDVSKGRLKVKASGGIKTKEQAIQFLSLGAQRIGTSNTFKILS, from the coding sequence ATGGATATAGCAAGGTTTATAGATCATTCCATACTAAAACCGGAGATTACAGAAAAAGAGTTGGAAGAGCAAATAGCCAAGTGCGTAGAGCTAAAGGTTTACGCTGTGTGCGTTCATCCATATTGGGTAAAAAGGGTTGTCCAGCTTGCAGGCAAAGAACTAAGGGTATGCGCAGTTATCAGCTTTCCCTTTGGAATGGATACAAAAGAGCAGAAAATTTACCAATGCTTAGAATGTGTGGAAAAAGGTGCGGAGGAGTTGGATATAGTGATGAATTTTTCAGCTCTCAGAAGCGGACAAGTAGATTACGTAAGAGAAGAACTATTAGCGTTGGCAAGAAATACGGAAGGCTTAGTAAGGAAGGTAATAATAGAAACCGCATACCTAAGCAAGGAACAAAAAGTCCTTTCGGTTGAGCTAATAGCAGAAAGTGGTATGGAATTTGTAAAAACATCCACAGGCTTTTTTGCTATGGGAGCTACTGTTGAAGATGTTAGATTGCTTTTGGATGTTTCAAAGGGGAGGTTGAAAGTTAAAGCCTCTGGTGGGATAAAGACCAAGGAACAGGCTATTCAGTTCCTGTCCCTTGGAGCTCAGCGCATTGGAACTAGTAATACCTTTAAAATTCTATCTTAA
- a CDS encoding SCP2 sterol-binding domain-containing protein — translation MKKAIFLSLALVGSNFAANVFMGPEYAKELCDVWNNTPRLTEELGKSESWTAVPERKIFIYREDCSAEKQIQLTIKNENGKAICVYGGPAKDKRGKDDFLMYAETKRWEEMGKGKYGPMRAMMFGRLKFEGPKGVAMKNMGPFEAFLTAIGKPEYDASKCP, via the coding sequence ATGAAGAAGGCAATTTTTTTATCCTTAGCACTTGTCGGTAGTAACTTTGCTGCAAATGTTTTTATGGGTCCAGAATATGCAAAAGAACTATGCGATGTTTGGAACAACACTCCAAGATTAACCGAAGAGTTGGGTAAGAGTGAAAGCTGGACTGCAGTCCCAGAAAGAAAGATCTTTATCTACAGAGAAGATTGCTCCGCAGAAAAGCAAATACAGCTAACTATAAAGAACGAGAATGGCAAAGCCATATGTGTTTATGGTGGGCCGGCTAAAGATAAAAGGGGAAAGGATGACTTTTTGATGTATGCTGAAACAAAAAGATGGGAAGAAATGGGAAAGGGTAAGTATGGGCCTATGAGGGCAATGATGTTTGGCAGGTTGAAGTTTGAAGGGCCAAAGGGTGTGGCAATGAAGAACATGGGTCCTTTTGAGGCATTCCTAACAGCCATAGGCAAACCTGAATATGATGCAAGCAAATGTCCTTAA